One part of the Ursus arctos isolate Adak ecotype North America unplaced genomic scaffold, UrsArc2.0 scaffold_16, whole genome shotgun sequence genome encodes these proteins:
- the LOC125281391 gene encoding ral guanine nucleotide dissociation stimulator-like isoform X1 yields MEICQGTKPHGQPPHVKPNPLTRGGERPTRQSSLNSQAAGPSPRRQTGRTGPGPAVQQLNAHPRHSTGVRLPPTSLPAPGLLPVAEPEKGPSMELEATPALHRPSPAVSEPASPPSAVAELEHLLPSSPCVPGAELQSAGPSAFPGIFTPALTIDIEPTVTPDGSCCVTPKNQLREENPDLDFPSRLVTEQLTYMDAELFKKLLPHQCLGSVWSKHNKPGSEHLAPTVWATVAQFNGVSECVITTCLGNPSMTARDRAMVVEHWIKVAKACQILQNYYSLNAIVSALQTVSIYHLKKTWEKVSRSNHLINLPPW; encoded by the exons ATGGAAATCTGCCAGGGAACAAAGCCACACGGACAACCTCCTCACGTTAAACCCAaccccctgacaaggggtggtGAAAGGCCAACCAGGCAGAGCAGCCTGAACAgccaagcagcaggcccctcccccagaagacagaccggaagaacag gtcctgggccagcagttcaacaGCTGAATGCCCACCCCAGGCACAGCACAGGAGTGAGACTCCCACCTACTAGCT tgccagctccagggctccttccagttgCAGAGCCAGAAAAAGGGCCTTCTATGGAGCTAGAGGCAACCCCAGCTCTGCATCGACCATCACCTgcagtgtcagagccagcctcccctccatcaGCTGTTGCAGAACTGGAACACTTGCTCCCATCTTCtccatgtgtgccgggtgctgagctgcagtcagctggaccaTCAGCTTTCCCAGGAATTTTCACTCCAGCTCTGACAATAGACATAGAGCCCACTGTGACCCCAGATGGTTcctgctgtgtcaccccaaagaaccagctgcgTGAGGAGAACCCTGACCTGGACTTCCCTTCCAGGCTTGTGACAGAGCAACTCACatatatggatgcg gagctgttcaagaagctgctgccccatcagtgcctgggctctgtCTGGTCCAAGCAcaacaagcctggcagtgagcacctggcacccacagtctgggccactgtcgcccagttcaacggtgtgtccgagtgtgtcatcaccacctgccttggcaacccaagcatgacagcccgggacagggccatggtggtggagcactggatcaaggtggccaag gcctgtcaaatccTGCAGAACTACTACTCCCTGAATGCCATCGTCTCGGCTCTGCAGACTGTCTCAATATACCACCTCAAGAAGACATGGGAGAAAGTTTCCAG GAGCAACCATCTAATAAatctgccaccctggtga
- the LOC125281391 gene encoding ral guanine nucleotide dissociation stimulator-like isoform X2: MEICQGTKPHGQPPHVKPNPLTRGGERPTRQSSLNSQAAGPSPRRQTGRTVPAPGLLPVAEPEKGPSMELEATPALHRPSPAVSEPASPPSAVAELEHLLPSSPCVPGAELQSAGPSAFPGIFTPALTIDIEPTVTPDGSCCVTPKNQLREENPDLDFPSRLVTEQLTYMDAELFKKLLPHQCLGSVWSKHNKPGSEHLAPTVWATVAQFNGVSECVITTCLGNPSMTARDRAMVVEHWIKVAKACQILQNYYSLNAIVSALQTVSIYHLKKTWEKVSRSNHLINLPPW; the protein is encoded by the exons ATGGAAATCTGCCAGGGAACAAAGCCACACGGACAACCTCCTCACGTTAAACCCAaccccctgacaaggggtggtGAAAGGCCAACCAGGCAGAGCAGCCTGAACAgccaagcagcaggcccctcccccagaagacagaccggaagaacag tgccagctccagggctccttccagttgCAGAGCCAGAAAAAGGGCCTTCTATGGAGCTAGAGGCAACCCCAGCTCTGCATCGACCATCACCTgcagtgtcagagccagcctcccctccatcaGCTGTTGCAGAACTGGAACACTTGCTCCCATCTTCtccatgtgtgccgggtgctgagctgcagtcagctggaccaTCAGCTTTCCCAGGAATTTTCACTCCAGCTCTGACAATAGACATAGAGCCCACTGTGACCCCAGATGGTTcctgctgtgtcaccccaaagaaccagctgcgTGAGGAGAACCCTGACCTGGACTTCCCTTCCAGGCTTGTGACAGAGCAACTCACatatatggatgcg gagctgttcaagaagctgctgccccatcagtgcctgggctctgtCTGGTCCAAGCAcaacaagcctggcagtgagcacctggcacccacagtctgggccactgtcgcccagttcaacggtgtgtccgagtgtgtcatcaccacctgccttggcaacccaagcatgacagcccgggacagggccatggtggtggagcactggatcaaggtggccaag gcctgtcaaatccTGCAGAACTACTACTCCCTGAATGCCATCGTCTCGGCTCTGCAGACTGTCTCAATATACCACCTCAAGAAGACATGGGAGAAAGTTTCCAG GAGCAACCATCTAATAAatctgccaccctggtga